The following are encoded together in the Bacteroidales bacterium MB20-C3-3 genome:
- the rpoN gene encoding RNA polymerase factor sigma-54, translating into MLKQGLQQKLQQKLSPLQIQTIKLLELPTLELEQRIKKELEENPVLDEGGDDEERDESESGNLSLSDYSAEDQIPSYKLYVNNQGKDLKQEYSIFSVKESFHQSLISQLGFSDMDEHSRTIAKYIIGSLDDDGYLRRDTDSLADDIAFRQGIVTDVHEVERILAKIQEFEPAGIGARDLRECLLLQIKSRRESKAQKIAKEILEDFFTEFTKKHYSKIISRMDITEDDLKDAIEEIVHLNPRPGGQIDDSYAEQAQQVVPDFLLEYKDGELVMSMPRFTVPELRVNKRYADLLVSSANSSSREGKEAATFVKQKLDSAKWFIEAIRQRHNTLENTMNAIIEFQRDYFIEGDETKLRPMVLKNIAEKTGLDISTISRVVNCKYIQTHFGIYPLKYFFSEGLMTDSGEEVSTREIKNILASSIDVEDKKKPLTDEELVSVLSDKGYKVARRTVAKYREQLNIPIARLRKEL; encoded by the coding sequence ATGTTAAAACAGGGTTTACAGCAAAAGTTGCAACAGAAGCTATCACCGCTCCAGATTCAGACCATAAAGCTGCTGGAGTTACCTACGCTGGAACTTGAACAAAGGATTAAAAAAGAGCTTGAGGAGAATCCTGTACTGGATGAGGGGGGGGATGACGAGGAGAGGGATGAGAGTGAATCAGGTAATCTGTCTCTTAGTGATTACAGTGCAGAAGACCAGATTCCCTCTTATAAACTGTATGTAAATAATCAGGGGAAAGATCTTAAGCAGGAGTACAGCATTTTTTCTGTAAAGGAGAGTTTTCACCAAAGCCTGATATCTCAGCTGGGGTTCAGCGATATGGATGAACATTCAAGAACTATTGCCAAATACATTATAGGTTCTCTTGATGATGATGGTTATTTAAGGAGGGATACCGACTCTTTGGCAGACGACATTGCGTTCCGTCAGGGCATTGTTACTGATGTGCACGAGGTGGAGAGAATTCTGGCGAAAATACAGGAGTTTGAGCCGGCCGGGATTGGTGCAAGAGATCTTAGAGAGTGTCTGCTCCTTCAGATAAAAAGCAGGAGGGAGTCAAAAGCCCAGAAAATTGCAAAAGAGATACTTGAAGACTTTTTCACAGAGTTTACAAAGAAGCATTATTCAAAGATTATATCCCGGATGGATATAACAGAGGATGATCTTAAAGATGCCATAGAGGAGATTGTACACCTTAATCCAAGACCGGGAGGGCAAATAGATGACTCATATGCAGAGCAGGCGCAGCAGGTAGTTCCGGATTTTCTTCTTGAATATAAAGATGGGGAACTTGTAATGTCAATGCCCAGATTTACCGTGCCTGAGTTAAGAGTCAATAAAAGATATGCAGATTTACTGGTCTCTTCAGCAAATTCATCCAGCAGAGAGGGAAAGGAGGCAGCGACCTTTGTTAAGCAAAAGCTTGACTCGGCAAAATGGTTTATTGAGGCAATCAGACAGCGCCACAATACCCTGGAGAATACCATGAACGCAATAATAGAATTCCAGAGGGATTATTTCATTGAGGGCGATGAGACAAAGTTAAGGCCTATGGTGCTTAAGAATATAGCAGAGAAAACCGGACTGGATATCTCAACTATTTCAAGGGTAGTTAACTGTAAATATATACAGACACATTTTGGGATCTATCCGCTTAAATACTTTTTCTCAGAGGGTCTCATGACCGATAGCGGAGAGGAGGTCTCAACCAGAGAGATAAAGAATATTCTTGCATCAAGTATTGATGTTGAGGATAAGAAAAAGCCATTAACTGATGAGGAGCTGGTTTCAGTTCTAAGTGATAAAGGTTACAAGGTTGCAAGGAGAACAGTTGCCAAATACAGGGAGCAGCTAAATATTCCTATTGCAAGATTGCGCAAGGAGTTATAA
- the miaB gene encoding tRNA (N6-isopentenyl adenosine(37)-C2)-methylthiotransferase MiaB, with amino-acid sequence MTNKYHSVKPIKGFGEKRLFIETYGCQMNVNDSEVVLSILQPAGYTLCESIKEADLILINTCSIRDNAEQRIWGRLDLFRIEKTKRKGVKVGILGCMAERLKEDLLNHPAVDLVAGPDSYRSLPFLLESLDGGDKQINTMLSQEETYADISPVRMDKNGVSSFISIMRGCNNMCSYCVVPYVRGGERSRDPQSIEREARELFENGYREITLLGQNVDSYHWVNPENPTEKTSFAMLLEMVALIDPSLRVRFSTSHPKDMSNAVLYTMSMYPNICKHIHLPVQSGSDAMLLKMNRKYTREQYLERVSKIREIMPDCSISTDIIAGFSGESEEDHADTLSVMKEVGYYTAFMFQYSERPNTKAARRYPDDVPAEVKSRRLNEIIKLQGELSLISNRADLGKEFEVLVEGYSKKSRAELTGRTQQNKTVVFPAGTHKKGDYVKVKIESCTSATLLGKEIIQ; translated from the coding sequence ATGACAAACAAATATCATTCCGTAAAGCCCATTAAAGGATTTGGAGAGAAGAGGCTTTTCATTGAGACATACGGATGTCAGATGAATGTAAACGATAGTGAAGTAGTTCTATCTATACTTCAGCCCGCCGGATACACTCTTTGCGAATCAATAAAAGAGGCAGATCTAATACTTATTAACACCTGCTCAATCAGAGACAACGCAGAACAAAGAATTTGGGGAAGGCTTGACCTCTTCAGGATTGAAAAAACAAAGCGTAAAGGTGTAAAAGTAGGGATTCTGGGCTGCATGGCAGAGAGACTTAAGGAGGATCTGCTTAACCATCCGGCTGTAGATCTTGTTGCCGGTCCAGACTCATACAGGTCACTCCCGTTTCTGCTGGAGAGCCTTGACGGAGGAGACAAACAGATAAACACAATGCTCTCTCAGGAGGAGACCTATGCCGACATCTCACCTGTAAGAATGGACAAAAACGGAGTATCCTCCTTTATTTCTATTATGAGGGGATGCAACAATATGTGCTCCTATTGTGTTGTTCCATATGTGAGGGGGGGGGAGCGAAGCAGAGATCCGCAGAGTATTGAGAGGGAGGCCAGGGAGCTTTTTGAAAATGGTTACAGAGAGATAACTCTTCTGGGGCAGAATGTGGATTCATATCACTGGGTAAACCCTGAAAACCCTACAGAGAAGACATCCTTTGCAATGCTTCTTGAAATGGTTGCACTGATTGATCCATCGCTTAGAGTCCGGTTCTCAACATCCCACCCAAAGGATATGAGTAACGCCGTTCTTTATACAATGTCCATGTATCCCAATATTTGCAAGCATATCCACCTCCCGGTACAGTCAGGAAGTGATGCGATGCTGCTTAAGATGAACAGGAAATATACCAGAGAGCAATACCTTGAGAGAGTTTCAAAGATTAGAGAAATAATGCCTGATTGCTCAATTTCCACAGATATAATTGCAGGCTTCTCCGGAGAGAGCGAAGAGGACCACGCAGATACTCTGTCTGTAATGAAAGAGGTAGGATACTATACCGCATTTATGTTCCAGTATTCGGAAAGGCCAAATACAAAGGCGGCCAGAAGATATCCGGATGATGTTCCGGCTGAGGTGAAGAGCAGAAGACTCAACGAAATAATAAAACTTCAGGGAGAGCTATCTCTGATAAGCAACAGGGCAGATCTTGGCAAGGAGTTTGAGGTGCTTGTTGAGGGTTATTCAAAGAAATCCAGGGCAGAGCTTACAGGTAGAACTCAACAAAATAAGACAGTAGTATTCCCTGCAGGAACACAT
- a CDS encoding SPOR domain-containing protein gives MRKVFLIASLLFLTGTLKLTAQELIVTTPDTVKIIAPPVMDSSFYLKSILGMMSEPGDGGARVTLSQSAGVERAVNAHLQAAGSRKLNGYRVRIFFDNKQNARSRSQEVMNGFLSRYNSVRAYWNHESPFFKVTVGDFRTKSEAMRLLREISSEYPSAFVVRESINFPPL, from the coding sequence ATGAGAAAAGTATTTCTGATTGCTTCCCTGTTATTTTTAACAGGTACTCTAAAGCTAACTGCACAGGAGTTGATTGTCACAACACCGGATACAGTAAAGATTATTGCACCTCCGGTAATGGATTCCTCATTCTATTTAAAAAGTATTCTGGGTATGATGTCAGAGCCCGGAGATGGAGGGGCCAGGGTTACTCTCTCTCAGAGTGCCGGAGTGGAGAGGGCTGTAAATGCACATCTGCAGGCAGCCGGTTCAAGAAAATTAAACGGATATAGAGTAAGAATATTCTTTGATAACAAGCAAAATGCCAGATCAAGGTCCCAGGAGGTTATGAATGGTTTTTTAAGCAGGTATAATTCTGTAAGAGCATACTGGAACCACGAAAGCCCATTTTTCAAGGTTACTGTAGGTGATTTCAGAACAAAATCAGAGGCTATGAGATTGTTAAGGGAGATATCTTCTGAATACCCTTCTGCTTTTGTTGTCAGAGAGAGTATAAACTTTCCGCCGCTTTAA
- a CDS encoding GNAT family N-acetyltransferase, translating into MEPVIQPVDRELIKEELTSDKFIRNTRKGDNKIYEITYHNSPNTMRELGRLREISFRLAGGGTGKPLDIDEFDTDIRYPYKQLIVWDPKDEEILGGYRYIHCTGLETKHLATSELFSFSDKFIKEYMPYTIELGRSFIQPNYQSTNIRRKGLFALDNLWDGLGALMLRHPDIKFFFGKVTMYTSYHMSARNTLLNFLNKYFPDNEKLVTPIIPLDYDSINPYYGDLFKNLDYKDAYKLMSKAVRDLGEHIPPLINSYMNLSPNMKVFGTAINEHFGGVEETGILVSIKDVYPEKIERYMTPLLALAEKFRTKWWLTTKELAARAKRKKSKYKKR; encoded by the coding sequence ATGGAACCTGTAATACAACCAGTTGACAGAGAGCTCATAAAAGAAGAGCTAACCTCTGATAAATTTATCAGGAACACTAGAAAGGGTGACAACAAAATATATGAGATAACTTACCACAACTCTCCCAATACTATGAGAGAGCTGGGGCGGCTGAGGGAGATTTCCTTCAGGCTTGCAGGCGGAGGAACCGGCAAACCACTTGATATTGACGAATTTGATACCGATATAAGATATCCTTACAAACAGCTTATTGTATGGGATCCTAAAGATGAGGAGATACTTGGAGGATACAGATATATTCACTGTACCGGATTAGAGACAAAACACCTGGCTACAAGCGAACTCTTTTCATTCTCCGATAAATTTATTAAAGAGTATATGCCCTACACAATTGAGCTTGGCAGATCATTTATCCAGCCCAATTATCAGAGCACCAATATCAGAAGAAAGGGGCTGTTTGCACTTGACAATCTCTGGGATGGGCTTGGGGCACTTATGCTCAGGCACCCGGATATTAAATTTTTCTTTGGAAAGGTTACAATGTATACCTCATATCATATGAGTGCCAGAAACACTCTTTTGAATTTTCTAAACAAATATTTCCCGGATAATGAGAAGCTAGTTACACCTATTATACCTCTTGACTACGACAGTATAAATCCATACTATGGAGATCTGTTCAAAAATCTTGACTACAAAGATGCATACAAGCTTATGTCTAAAGCTGTAAGAGATCTGGGCGAACACATCCCCCCTCTTATTAACTCATATATGAATCTCTCTCCAAACATGAAGGTGTTTGGAACCGCTATAAATGAGCATTTTGGCGGAGTTGAAGAGACAGGAATCCTTGTCAGTATTAAGGATGTATATCCGGAAAAAATTGAGAGATACATGACACCACTTTTAGCCCTGGCAGAAAAGTTCAGAACAAAATGGTGGCTCACAACAAAAGAGCTTGCTGCAAGAGCAAAGAGAAAGAAAAGCAAGTATAAAAAAAGATAA
- a CDS encoding 1-acyl-sn-glycerol-3-phosphate acyltransferase — MNEKENNLRIDIERIIGSKNPKLLKVIPKFLINFAKRVIHQKEINEILEHHGHLKGRAFASAALGDLGIKYKVHGIEKIKRPGRYMFVSNHPLGGLDGMILIEVFGEMFDNVRFVVNDLLMHIEPLKSVFVPVNKYGRQNVDNAKMILDAYDSDAQILYFPAGLCSRMINGEIKDLDWKKSFVNQAIKHGRDIIPIFFGGRNSTFFYKFANIRKSLGIKFNYETILLPGEMFRQRNATFDIFIGDPVTHQMLVSEGSPAYWSERLRGEVYNLNR, encoded by the coding sequence ATGAACGAAAAAGAGAATAATCTCCGGATTGACATTGAAAGAATAATTGGATCCAAAAACCCAAAATTGCTCAAGGTTATTCCTAAGTTTCTGATCAATTTTGCCAAGAGAGTCATCCATCAGAAGGAGATAAACGAGATACTTGAGCACCATGGTCATCTTAAGGGAAGAGCATTTGCAAGTGCTGCCCTGGGAGACTTGGGTATAAAATATAAAGTCCACGGTATTGAAAAAATCAAAAGACCCGGGAGATATATGTTTGTCTCCAACCATCCGCTTGGGGGGCTGGACGGAATGATTCTTATTGAGGTGTTCGGGGAGATGTTCGATAATGTCAGGTTTGTTGTAAACGACCTTCTTATGCACATTGAGCCATTAAAATCTGTGTTTGTTCCGGTGAACAAATACGGCAGACAAAATGTCGACAATGCAAAGATGATTCTTGATGCATATGACTCAGATGCTCAGATTTTATACTTCCCCGCCGGATTGTGTTCAAGAATGATAAACGGAGAGATAAAGGACCTTGACTGGAAAAAAAGCTTTGTAAACCAAGCGATTAAACATGGAAGAGATATCATTCCAATATTTTTCGGAGGAAGAAACTCTACCTTCTTTTACAAATTTGCAAACATAAGAAAATCACTGGGTATAAAGTTTAATTACGAAACTATCCTTCTTCCGGGAGAGATGTTCAGACAAAGAAATGCTACCTTTGACATATTCATTGGAGACCCCGTTACTCACCAAATGCTTGTGAGCGAAGGGAGTCCTGCATACTGGAGCGAGAGACTCAGAGGCGAAGTGTACAATCTAAACAGATAA